A genomic segment from Bradyrhizobium sp. ISRA430 encodes:
- a CDS encoding UDP-N-acetylmuramoyl-L-alanyl-D-glutamate--2,6-diaminopimelate ligase, producing the protein MKLRDVLGNDAAIEPALAGLDVTGLALDSRVVRHGDLFFALAGSKTDGARFIDAAAAAGAVAVVGDQAPATCRVPFIAVANPRRALALAAARFFPMQPATIAAVTGTSGKTSVAAFTRQIWERLGHASASIGTIGLVSPKRTVYGSLTTPDPIALHRQLDEIAREGITHLAFEASSHGLDQYRLDGVRVSAGGFTNLSRDHMDYHPTVAHYLAAKLRLFRELIPPGGAAVISADHDCSAEAINAAKTRGLRVMAVGCNGDGAGEGIRLVDAEVEGFAQKLAIEHCGKRYSVRLPLVGAFQIENALVSAGLAIGTGSDAANVIASLEHLEGAKGRLERVGERNGAPIFVDYAHKPDALAKALQALRPYARRRLIVVFGAGGDRDAGKRAIMGEIAAENADGVIITDDNPRSEKPEAIRAAILATAKGAREIGDRAAAIRTAIDELQAGDALLIAGKGHETGQIVGGQVLPFSDHEAVAAALAPRVA; encoded by the coding sequence ATGAAGCTGCGTGACGTCTTAGGCAATGATGCCGCAATCGAGCCGGCCCTCGCAGGCCTCGATGTGACGGGGCTTGCGCTCGACAGCCGCGTGGTCAGGCACGGTGACCTTTTTTTCGCGCTGGCCGGCAGCAAGACCGACGGCGCGCGCTTCATCGATGCCGCGGCTGCCGCAGGAGCGGTGGCGGTAGTCGGCGATCAGGCGCCTGCCACCTGCAGGGTGCCGTTCATTGCAGTCGCCAATCCGCGCCGCGCGCTGGCACTCGCCGCGGCAAGATTCTTCCCTATGCAGCCCGCGACCATCGCGGCGGTCACCGGCACCAGCGGCAAGACCTCAGTCGCGGCGTTCACGCGGCAGATCTGGGAGCGGCTCGGGCATGCTTCCGCCAGCATCGGAACCATAGGTCTCGTTTCGCCGAAGCGCACGGTCTATGGCTCGCTGACCACGCCCGATCCGATCGCGCTGCACCGGCAGCTCGATGAGATCGCGCGCGAGGGCATCACGCATCTCGCGTTCGAGGCGTCCTCGCACGGGCTCGATCAGTATCGCCTCGACGGCGTGCGCGTCTCCGCCGGCGGCTTCACCAATCTCTCGCGCGATCACATGGATTACCATCCGACCGTCGCGCATTACCTTGCGGCCAAGCTCCGGCTGTTCCGCGAGCTGATCCCGCCGGGCGGCGCGGCCGTGATCTCCGCCGATCACGACTGTTCAGCGGAAGCGATCAATGCAGCGAAGACGCGCGGCTTGCGCGTGATGGCGGTCGGCTGCAACGGCGATGGCGCAGGCGAGGGCATTCGCCTCGTCGATGCCGAGGTCGAGGGCTTTGCGCAGAAGCTTGCGATCGAGCATTGCGGCAAGCGCTATTCGGTTCGGCTGCCGCTGGTCGGCGCATTCCAGATCGAGAATGCGCTGGTGTCCGCCGGCCTTGCGATCGGCACCGGCAGCGATGCGGCAAATGTGATCGCAAGCCTCGAACATCTCGAAGGCGCCAAAGGCCGGCTCGAACGCGTCGGCGAGCGCAACGGTGCGCCGATCTTCGTCGACTATGCGCACAAGCCGGATGCACTGGCGAAAGCGTTGCAGGCGCTGCGTCCTTACGCCAGGCGCAGGCTCATCGTCGTGTTCGGCGCCGGCGGCGACCGCGATGCCGGCAAGCGGGCGATCATGGGCGAGATCGCGGCGGAGAACGCCGATGGCGTCATCATCACCGACGACAATCCGCGCAGCGAGAAGCCGGAAGCCATTCGCGCCGCGATCCTCGCGACCGCAAAGGGCGCCAGGGAAATCGGTGACCGCGCCGCCGCGATCCGTACCGCGATCGACGAGCTGCAAGCCGGCGATGCCCTGCTGATCGCGGGCAAGGGACACGAGACCGGTCAGATCGTCGGCGGCCAGGTGCTGCCGTTCAGTGATCACGAGGCGGTTGCCGCTGCATTAGCGCCGAGGGTTGCATGA
- the ftsW gene encoding putative lipid II flippase FtsW: MLSREERTPFSEWWWTVDKPLLGAILALMLTGVILSLAASPPVATRIGLDPFHFFSRHVMFLAPSFIVLVGVSFLSPRSIRRSALIIFTISIILIVVTLAIGPEVKGSRRWITLLGVNIQASEIAKPSFVVIAAWLFAESTKRPEMPATSMALVLLLMLVSLLVMEPDFGQTMLILMVWGALFFIAGMRMIWVFGLAGAAAAGLFSAYLFVPHVAGRIKRFMNPASGDTFQVDTAMEAFYNGGWFGLGPGEGIAKRSLPDSHTDFVFAVAAEEFGIILCLAMLALFAFVVIRALSRAYANDDMFSRFAASGLAILFGVQAAINMSVNLQLIPAKGMTLPFISYGGSSIVSLAYGVGMMLALTRLRPRTEVEASGRAEAMRSYA, translated from the coding sequence ATGCTCTCCCGTGAAGAACGCACCCCCTTTTCCGAGTGGTGGTGGACCGTCGACAAGCCGCTGCTCGGCGCCATCCTGGCACTGATGTTGACCGGGGTGATCCTGTCGCTGGCGGCAAGCCCGCCGGTGGCGACCCGCATCGGGCTCGATCCCTTCCATTTCTTCAGCCGGCACGTGATGTTCCTGGCGCCATCCTTCATTGTGCTGGTCGGCGTCTCCTTCCTGTCGCCGCGGTCGATCCGGCGCAGCGCGCTGATCATCTTTACGATCAGCATCATCCTGATCGTGGTGACGCTCGCGATCGGCCCGGAGGTGAAGGGCTCGCGGCGCTGGATCACGCTGCTCGGCGTCAACATCCAGGCCTCCGAGATCGCCAAGCCCTCCTTTGTGGTCATCGCGGCCTGGCTGTTCGCGGAGTCGACAAAACGGCCGGAAATGCCGGCAACTTCGATGGCGCTGGTGCTGCTGTTGATGCTGGTCTCGCTGCTCGTCATGGAGCCCGACTTCGGCCAGACCATGCTGATCCTGATGGTGTGGGGCGCACTGTTCTTCATCGCGGGCATGCGCATGATCTGGGTGTTCGGCCTCGCGGGCGCCGCCGCTGCCGGCCTGTTCAGCGCTTATCTTTTTGTTCCGCACGTTGCGGGTCGCATCAAGCGCTTCATGAATCCGGCCTCCGGCGATACCTTCCAGGTCGATACCGCGATGGAAGCCTTCTACAACGGCGGCTGGTTCGGGCTCGGACCGGGCGAGGGCATTGCCAAGCGCAGCCTGCCGGACAGCCACACCGACTTCGTGTTCGCCGTCGCCGCGGAAGAGTTCGGTATCATCCTGTGCCTCGCCATGCTGGCGCTGTTCGCCTTCGTGGTCATCCGCGCGTTGTCGCGCGCCTATGCCAATGACGACATGTTCTCGCGCTTCGCCGCGTCGGGGCTTGCGATCCTGTTCGGCGTGCAGGCCGCGATCAACATGTCGGTGAACCTTCAGCTCATCCCCGCCAAGGGCATGACGCTGCCGTTCATCTCCTATGGCGGCTCCTCGATCGTCTCGCTGGCCTACGGCGTCGGCATGATGCTGGCGCTGACGCGGCTGCGCCCGCGCACCGAGGTCGAGGCGAGCGGCCGCGCCGAGGCGATGCGCAGCTACGCGTAA
- the murG gene encoding undecaprenyldiphospho-muramoylpentapeptide beta-N-acetylglucosaminyltransferase, producing the protein MDTSPLILLAAGGTGGHLFPAEALGVELIRRGFRVRLVTDERALRYSGLFSKDMIDVVSSETARGRNPFQLAYAGLTLAGGTLAAFALIKRLKPVAVVGFGGYPTLPPLVAAKLAGVPGIIHDANAVLGRANRFLSRRVRAIATSLPGVLDRDPALAGKTTTVGTPMRPAILAAAAVKYTAPEPNGPLRLLVVGGSQGARIMADIVPGAIERLEPALWGRLILTQQVREEDMTRVRAVYDKLKINAELAPFFTDLPARLASNHLVVSRSGAGTVAELAAIGRPSILVPLPGSIDQDQFANAGVLAKVDGAIRIPQTEFTSDRLASEISAFAAEPARLAAMAEAARGAGRLDAAERLADLVVKVAGI; encoded by the coding sequence ATGGACACCTCCCCCCTGATTCTTCTCGCCGCGGGCGGTACCGGCGGCCATTTGTTCCCGGCCGAGGCGCTCGGCGTCGAATTGATCCGGCGCGGCTTTCGCGTACGCCTCGTCACGGACGAGCGCGCGCTGCGCTACAGCGGGCTGTTCAGCAAGGACATGATCGACGTCGTCAGCAGCGAGACCGCGCGAGGCCGCAACCCGTTCCAGCTCGCCTATGCCGGCCTTACGCTTGCCGGCGGCACGCTGGCCGCCTTCGCTCTGATCAAGCGGTTGAAGCCGGTCGCCGTCGTCGGCTTCGGCGGCTACCCGACGCTGCCGCCGCTGGTCGCGGCTAAATTGGCCGGCGTGCCCGGCATCATCCACGACGCCAACGCCGTGCTCGGCCGTGCCAACCGTTTCCTGTCGCGCCGCGTCCGCGCGATCGCGACGTCCTTGCCCGGCGTGCTTGATCGCGATCCGGCGCTGGCCGGAAAGACCACGACGGTCGGCACGCCGATGCGGCCCGCCATCCTCGCGGCAGCGGCCGTAAAGTACACCGCGCCGGAGCCGAATGGTCCGCTGCGCCTGCTCGTGGTCGGCGGCAGCCAGGGCGCGCGCATCATGGCGGATATCGTGCCCGGCGCGATCGAGCGGCTCGAGCCGGCGCTGTGGGGCCGGCTGATCCTCACCCAGCAGGTGCGCGAGGAGGATATGACGCGTGTGCGCGCCGTCTACGACAAGCTCAAGATCAATGCCGAGCTCGCGCCGTTCTTTACGGATTTGCCCGCACGGCTTGCCTCCAACCATCTGGTGGTGTCGCGCTCCGGTGCGGGAACGGTCGCCGAGCTCGCCGCGATCGGGCGGCCCTCGATCCTGGTGCCGCTGCCCGGCTCGATCGACCAGGACCAGTTCGCCAATGCCGGCGTGCTGGCCAAAGTCGATGGCGCGATCCGTATCCCGCAGACCGAATTCACCTCGGACCGGCTGGCGTCGGAGATTTCCGCGTTCGCCGCCGAACCGGCGCGGCTCGCCGCGATGGCCGAGGCCGCCCGCGGCGCCGGCCGGCTCGACGCGGCCGAGCGTTTGGCCGATCTGGTGGTCAAAGTCGCGGGAATCTGA
- the murC gene encoding UDP-N-acetylmuramate--L-alanine ligase has protein sequence MRLPREIGPIHFVGIGGIGMSGIAEVLVNLGYAVQGSDASDNYNVERLRKKGAKVSVGHKAENVDGAEVVVVSSAIKRDNPELMAARERRVPVVRRAEMLAELMRLKSCVAIAGTHGKTTTTTMVATLLDAGGLDPTVINGGIINAYGSNARLGAGDWMVVEADESDGTFLKLPTDVAIVTNVDPEHLDHFKTFDAVQDAFRHFVENLPFYGFAVMCIDHPVVQSLVGRIEDRRIITYGESPQADARLVDLTAGGGGSKFKVVIRDRKAGTTHEIADLALPMPGRHNASNATAAIAVAHALGISDDKIRSAIASFGGVKRRFTKTGEWNGVTIIDDYGHHPVEIAAVLKAARDSYGGKVIAVVQPHRYTRLQSLFEEFCTCFNDADAVIVAEVYAAGETPIDGVDRDHFVAGLRAHGHREVIPLPAASDLAGIVKGLAASGDLVVCLGAGNITQWAYALPGDLKALG, from the coding sequence ATGAGACTGCCGCGTGAGATCGGACCCATCCACTTCGTCGGGATCGGCGGGATCGGCATGAGCGGTATTGCCGAGGTGCTGGTCAATCTCGGCTATGCCGTGCAGGGTTCGGACGCCTCGGACAACTACAATGTCGAACGTCTGCGCAAAAAGGGCGCCAAGGTCTCGGTCGGGCACAAGGCGGAGAATGTCGACGGTGCCGAGGTCGTCGTGGTGTCCTCGGCGATCAAGCGCGACAATCCGGAGCTGATGGCGGCGCGCGAACGGCGCGTTCCGGTGGTGCGCCGCGCCGAGATGCTGGCCGAGCTGATGCGGCTCAAGAGCTGCGTCGCGATTGCCGGCACGCATGGCAAGACAACGACGACCACGATGGTCGCAACGCTGCTCGATGCCGGCGGCCTCGATCCGACCGTCATCAATGGCGGCATCATCAACGCCTACGGCTCCAACGCGCGGTTAGGGGCCGGCGACTGGATGGTCGTGGAGGCGGATGAGAGCGACGGCACGTTCCTGAAGCTGCCGACGGACGTCGCGATCGTCACCAACGTCGATCCCGAGCATCTCGATCACTTCAAGACGTTCGATGCGGTGCAGGACGCGTTCCGCCATTTCGTCGAGAATTTGCCGTTCTACGGTTTTGCCGTGATGTGCATCGACCATCCCGTCGTGCAGAGCCTGGTCGGGAGGATCGAGGATCGCCGCATCATCACCTATGGCGAGAGCCCGCAGGCCGATGCGCGGCTGGTCGATCTGACCGCCGGTGGCGGCGGCTCGAAGTTCAAGGTGGTGATCCGCGACCGCAAGGCCGGCACCACCCACGAGATCGCCGATCTCGCGCTGCCGATGCCCGGCCGGCACAACGCGTCGAACGCGACAGCGGCCATTGCCGTCGCGCATGCGCTCGGCATTTCCGACGACAAGATCCGCAGCGCGATTGCAAGCTTCGGCGGCGTGAAGCGGCGCTTCACCAAGACCGGCGAGTGGAACGGCGTCACGATCATCGACGATTACGGCCATCATCCCGTGGAGATTGCGGCCGTGCTCAAGGCCGCGCGCGATTCCTACGGCGGCAAGGTGATCGCCGTGGTGCAGCCGCATCGCTACACCCGCCTGCAATCACTGTTCGAAGAGTTTTGCACCTGCTTCAACGACGCCGACGCGGTGATCGTGGCTGAGGTCTATGCCGCCGGCGAGACGCCGATCGACGGCGTCGACCGCGATCATTTCGTCGCGGGCCTGCGCGCCCACGGCCACCGCGAGGTGATCCCGCTGCCCGCAGCCTCCGATCTCGCGGGCATCGTCAAGGGGCTCGCCGCATCGGGCGATCTCGTCGTGTGCTTAGGTGCCGGCAACATCACGCAATGGGCGTACGCGCTGCCCGGCGATTTGAAGGCGCTGGGGTGA
- a CDS encoding penicillin-binding protein 2 codes for MSPATPAKPTAKSTEPWRQRLIRSLLYGRNVDRAAKARARVGLAILAFASIYALIGGRLVMFAIGADAHGARRAAAQDVVATARPDIVDRNGAILATDVKAPSLFGEPRRIIDKDEAIELLTATVPDLDEAEVRERLSSRKGFVWLKREITPKQQQDIHKLGIPGIGFLRENKRVYPTGNEVAHLIGLVNIDNQGIAGMEKWLDNNGLADLHRAGFATDRLQKPIELSVDLRVEHALRDELLKAKEKFHAKAASGIISNVKTGEIVAMVSLPDFDPNNPKEAHDPDRINRLTTGVYEMGSTFKAFTLAMALDSGKINLNSMWDARGNLHYGKFTIHDSHALGRFINTKEVFTYSSNIGAARIALGQGVEAHKAFLAKMGQLTRLRTELPESAAPLVPRHWGELNTVTIAFGQGLSVAPLQAVMGINALMNGGYLIPPTFLKRSEAEASAMAKRVIKPETSEKMRYLMRLNAEIGTAKKADVPGYYIGGKTGTSEKVINGRYAKKRVLNSFTAIMPSDDPKYQILVMLDEPQPLQETYGFITSGFNAVPTGGKVIARIAPLLGVEPRFDLPPSDRLILAASRTTQ; via the coding sequence ATGAGCCCGGCGACGCCCGCAAAACCCACCGCGAAATCAACCGAGCCTTGGCGCCAGCGGCTGATCCGCAGCCTGCTCTACGGACGCAACGTCGACCGCGCCGCGAAGGCCCGCGCGCGCGTCGGGCTTGCCATCCTCGCCTTCGCGTCGATCTATGCCCTGATCGGCGGCCGGCTCGTGATGTTCGCGATCGGCGCCGATGCGCACGGCGCGCGGCGCGCGGCGGCGCAGGACGTGGTCGCGACCGCGCGGCCCGACATCGTCGACCGCAACGGCGCGATCCTCGCAACCGACGTCAAGGCGCCGAGCCTGTTCGGCGAGCCGCGCCGCATCATCGACAAGGACGAGGCGATCGAGCTTCTGACTGCCACCGTGCCTGATCTCGACGAGGCCGAGGTGCGCGAGCGCCTGTCGTCGCGAAAGGGGTTCGTCTGGCTGAAGCGCGAGATCACGCCGAAGCAGCAGCAGGACATCCACAAGCTCGGCATTCCCGGCATCGGCTTCCTGCGCGAGAACAAGCGCGTCTATCCGACCGGCAACGAGGTTGCCCACCTCATCGGTCTCGTCAACATCGACAACCAGGGCATCGCCGGCATGGAAAAGTGGCTCGACAACAATGGGCTCGCCGATCTCCACCGCGCAGGCTTTGCCACCGATCGCCTGCAAAAGCCGATCGAGCTGTCAGTCGACTTGCGCGTCGAGCATGCACTGCGCGACGAGCTGTTGAAGGCGAAGGAGAAGTTTCACGCGAAGGCGGCCTCGGGCATCATTTCCAACGTCAAGACCGGGGAGATCGTCGCGATGGTCTCGCTGCCCGACTTCGATCCCAACAACCCCAAGGAAGCGCATGACCCCGACCGCATCAACCGCCTGACCACCGGCGTCTACGAGATGGGCTCGACGTTCAAGGCGTTCACGCTCGCCATGGCCCTCGATTCTGGCAAAATCAACCTGAACTCGATGTGGGATGCACGCGGAAACCTGCACTACGGCAAGTTCACCATCCACGATAGCCACGCGCTCGGACGTTTCATCAACACCAAGGAAGTGTTCACCTACTCGTCCAACATCGGCGCCGCGCGGATCGCGCTTGGCCAGGGTGTCGAGGCGCACAAGGCCTTCCTGGCAAAAATGGGTCAGTTGACGCGGCTGCGTACCGAGTTGCCGGAGAGCGCCGCACCACTGGTACCGCGCCACTGGGGCGAGTTGAACACCGTGACTATCGCGTTCGGCCAGGGCTTGTCGGTGGCGCCGCTGCAGGCAGTGATGGGCATCAACGCACTGATGAACGGTGGCTACCTGATCCCACCGACATTCCTGAAACGCAGCGAAGCGGAAGCGTCGGCGATGGCCAAGCGTGTGATCAAGCCAGAGACCTCCGAAAAGATGCGATATCTGATGCGGCTCAATGCCGAGATCGGCACCGCCAAGAAGGCCGATGTTCCCGGCTACTATATCGGCGGCAAAACCGGCACGTCCGAGAAGGTCATTAACGGCCGTTATGCCAAGAAGCGGGTGCTCAACTCCTTCACCGCAATCATGCCCTCCGACGATCCGAAATATCAGATTCTCGTCATGCTGGACGAGCCACAGCCCTTGCAGGAAACGTATGGTTTCATCACGTCGGGCTTTAATGCTGTGCCGACGGGGGGCAAGGTCATCGCCCGTATCGCGCCGCTCTTGGGTGTCGAGCCACGATTTGACCTGCCGCCGTCCGACCGCCTTATTCTTGCAGCATCCAGGACAACCCAGTAA
- the mraY gene encoding phospho-N-acetylmuramoyl-pentapeptide-transferase yields the protein MFYWLIELSNTFPGFGAVRTVLNVFRYITFRTGGAIVTGALFVFLFGPWIIDHLRIRQGKGQPIRTDGPQSHLAKKGTPTMGGLMILSGLTVGTVLWANPLNPYVWIVLAVTLGFGFVGFYDDYLKVTKQTTSGFGGKLRLLIEAIIALVACYALVRLNRDPSSTALAIPFFKDVVLHFGWFFVIFGAFVIVGAGNAVNLTDGLDGLAIVPVMIATASFAMIAYLAGNAVFADYLQIKYVAGTGELAVLCGALLGAGLGFLWFNAPPASIFMGDTGSLALGGMLGAIAVAVKHEIVLAVIGGLFVLEAVSVIVQVVSFKLTGKRIFRMAPIHHHFEQLGWTEPQIVIRFWIISVMLALAGLSTLKLR from the coding sequence ATGTTTTACTGGCTGATCGAGCTCTCCAATACATTTCCGGGCTTTGGTGCGGTGCGCACCGTCCTGAACGTCTTCCGCTACATCACGTTCCGCACCGGCGGGGCGATCGTCACCGGCGCCCTGTTCGTGTTCCTGTTCGGGCCCTGGATCATCGATCATTTGCGCATTCGCCAGGGCAAGGGCCAGCCGATCCGCACCGACGGCCCGCAGTCGCACCTCGCCAAGAAAGGCACGCCCACCATGGGCGGGTTGATGATCCTGTCGGGCCTCACGGTCGGCACGGTGCTGTGGGCCAATCCGCTCAACCCTTACGTCTGGATCGTGCTCGCGGTGACACTCGGCTTCGGCTTCGTCGGCTTCTATGACGATTACCTCAAGGTGACCAAGCAGACGACGAGCGGGTTCGGCGGCAAGCTTCGCCTGCTGATCGAGGCAATCATCGCGCTGGTCGCCTGCTACGCCTTGGTGCGGCTGAACCGCGATCCCTCATCCACCGCGCTCGCCATTCCCTTCTTCAAGGATGTCGTGCTGCATTTCGGCTGGTTCTTCGTCATCTTCGGTGCCTTCGTCATCGTCGGTGCCGGCAACGCGGTGAACCTCACTGACGGTCTCGACGGCCTCGCCATCGTGCCCGTCATGATCGCGACCGCCAGCTTCGCCATGATCGCCTATCTCGCCGGCAACGCGGTCTTCGCCGACTATCTCCAGATCAAATATGTCGCGGGCACCGGCGAGCTCGCGGTGCTCTGCGGCGCCCTGCTGGGGGCGGGCCTCGGCTTCCTCTGGTTCAACGCGCCGCCGGCCTCGATCTTCATGGGCGACACCGGCTCGCTCGCGCTCGGCGGCATGCTGGGTGCGATCGCGGTCGCGGTGAAGCACGAGATCGTGCTTGCGGTGATCGGCGGCCTGTTCGTGCTGGAGGCGGTCTCCGTCATCGTGCAGGTCGTGTCGTTCAAGCTTACAGGTAAGCGCATCTTCCGGATGGCGCCGATCCATCACCATTTCGAGCAATTGGGCTGGACCGAGCCGCAGATCGTGATCCGCTTCTGGATCATCTCGGTGATGCTGGCGCTCGCCGGCTTGTCGACGCTGAAGCTGCGGTGA
- the murD gene encoding UDP-N-acetylmuramoyl-L-alanine--D-glutamate ligase yields the protein MIPITSFAGKTVAVFGLGGSGLASCHALKAGGAEVIAGDDNADNVAKAAQAGFVTADLRNVSWANFAALVLAPGVPLTHPVAHWSVSKAREAGVEVIGDIELFCRERRRHAPDAPFVAITGTNGKSTTTALIAHLTKVAGYDTQMGGNIGTAILSLEPPRMGRVHVVEMSSYQIDLTPSLDPSVGILLNVSEDHIDRHGTIKHYAAVKERLVAGVQPGGTAIVGVDDGWCRDIADRLDRVGKKVERISVKNPLASGIYVEHGTIVRASGGARSEVAMLGGIGSLRGLHNAQNAACAAAAALAMGIGQDVLQNGLRSFPGLAHRMEQVGRRGNVLFVNDSKGTNADATAHALSSFTDIFWIAGGKAKAGGITSLTSFFPRIRKAYLIGEAAQEFSGTLGRDVPHEISQTLDIAVEHAAREAEASGLTDAVVLLSPACASFDQYRNFEIRGAKFRELVQALPGVKPVV from the coding sequence ATGATCCCCATTACATCCTTCGCCGGCAAGACGGTGGCGGTGTTCGGCCTCGGCGGCTCGGGGCTCGCGTCCTGCCACGCCTTGAAGGCCGGCGGCGCCGAGGTGATCGCCGGGGACGACAACGCGGACAACGTCGCCAAGGCCGCGCAGGCCGGTTTCGTCACCGCTGACTTACGCAACGTGTCCTGGGCGAATTTCGCGGCGCTTGTGCTCGCGCCCGGCGTGCCGCTGACCCATCCGGTGGCGCATTGGAGCGTCTCGAAGGCGCGCGAGGCCGGCGTCGAAGTGATCGGCGACATCGAACTGTTCTGCCGCGAGCGGCGGCGGCATGCGCCGGACGCGCCCTTCGTCGCCATCACCGGCACCAACGGCAAGTCGACGACGACGGCGCTGATCGCGCATCTGACCAAGGTGGCCGGCTACGACACGCAGATGGGCGGCAATATCGGCACCGCGATCCTGTCGCTGGAGCCGCCGCGCATGGGGCGTGTTCACGTCGTCGAGATGTCGTCCTACCAGATCGATCTCACGCCCTCGCTCGATCCCTCGGTCGGCATCCTGCTCAATGTCAGCGAGGATCACATCGACCGCCACGGCACGATCAAGCATTACGCCGCTGTGAAGGAACGCCTCGTCGCCGGCGTGCAGCCAGGCGGCACCGCGATCGTCGGCGTCGACGATGGCTGGTGCCGCGACATCGCCGACCGGCTCGACCGCGTCGGCAAGAAGGTCGAGCGCATCTCCGTGAAAAATCCGCTGGCGAGCGGCATCTATGTCGAGCACGGCACCATCGTGCGCGCCTCCGGCGGCGCCCGCAGCGAGGTCGCCATGCTCGGGGGCATCGGCTCGCTGCGCGGCCTGCACAACGCGCAGAACGCTGCCTGCGCCGCGGCCGCCGCGCTCGCGATGGGCATCGGTCAGGATGTCCTGCAGAACGGCCTGCGCAGCTTTCCGGGGCTGGCGCACCGCATGGAGCAGGTCGGTCGCCGCGGCAATGTGCTGTTCGTCAACGACTCCAAGGGCACCAACGCAGATGCCACTGCGCACGCGCTGTCATCCTTCACCGATATCTTCTGGATTGCCGGTGGCAAGGCAAAGGCAGGCGGCATCACCAGCCTGACCTCTTTCTTCCCGCGCATCCGCAAAGCCTATCTGATCGGCGAGGCTGCGCAGGAATTTTCCGGCACGCTTGGCCGCGACGTCCCGCACGAGATCAGCCAGACTCTCGACATTGCCGTCGAGCACGCCGCGCGCGAGGCGGAAGCATCCGGCCTCACCGATGCCGTCGTGCTCTTGTCGCCCGCTTGCGCCTCCTTTGACCAGTACCGCAATTTCGAGATCCGCGGCGCCAAGTTCCGCGAGCTGGTGCAGGCGCTGCCGGGCGTGAAGCCGGTGGTGTGA
- the murF gene encoding UDP-N-acetylmuramoyl-tripeptide--D-alanyl-D-alanine ligase has product MSAPIWTVAEVARALGVAGSFPDTPIDFVTQDSRLVKPGSLFVALSGSPTGGFISSFASARDGWEFADKAEAAGAAAMIVPHEIAGIRIPQIIVKDTLIDGLWGLARAARARFAGPVIGLTGSAGKTSTKEFLAAYPNAYASPSSFNNFWGVPLTLCNARPDASLWVVEMGMNQTGEIARLSELTRPTVALVVNVQPVHLEKLGSLEAIRREKVSIALGLPKDGVLVLPAGIAAPEWKGTMVRFGEGTEMRELTHAPHGESWQVVAEIGKTQISFSLTPGAPHRVYNALAALASVHAAHLDAATLATKLDRVGIMTGRGVEQIVDGITVIDDSFNGNPASVAAALQSLAARQMSGGRRIAVLGDMLELGGDAPAYHTGLAKYLDAIDGVYCVGPLMRHLYDALPPGKGLGWHDDPATLRPSDVAALLKAGDMVVVKGSKKMFWVNKFVPGLVAALQAKA; this is encoded by the coding sequence ATGAGCGCGCCAATTTGGACGGTTGCCGAAGTGGCGCGTGCGCTGGGCGTTGCCGGATCGTTTCCCGATACGCCAATCGATTTCGTCACCCAGGACAGCCGCCTGGTGAAGCCCGGCAGCCTGTTCGTCGCGCTGAGCGGCTCTCCGACCGGCGGCTTCATCTCGAGCTTCGCCAGCGCGCGTGACGGTTGGGAGTTTGCCGACAAGGCAGAAGCAGCCGGCGCGGCCGCGATGATCGTGCCGCATGAGATCGCGGGCATCCGCATTCCGCAGATCATCGTGAAGGACACGCTGATCGACGGCCTCTGGGGCCTCGCGCGTGCCGCACGCGCGCGTTTCGCAGGGCCCGTGATCGGGCTGACCGGCAGCGCGGGCAAGACCAGCACCAAGGAATTCCTCGCAGCCTATCCAAACGCCTATGCGAGCCCGTCGAGCTTCAACAATTTCTGGGGCGTGCCGCTGACGCTGTGCAACGCGCGGCCGGATGCCAGCCTCTGGGTCGTCGAGATGGGCATGAACCAGACCGGCGAGATCGCGCGGCTCAGCGAATTGACGCGGCCGACGGTCGCGCTCGTCGTCAATGTCCAGCCCGTGCATCTGGAGAAGCTCGGCTCGCTCGAGGCGATCCGGCGGGAGAAGGTGTCGATCGCTCTGGGCTTGCCGAAGGACGGCGTCCTGGTGCTGCCGGCGGGGATCGCCGCGCCCGAATGGAAGGGAACGATGGTGCGCTTCGGCGAAGGCACCGAAATGCGCGAGCTCACGCACGCGCCGCATGGCGAGAGCTGGCAGGTCGTGGCCGAGATCGGCAAGACGCAGATATCGTTCAGCCTGACGCCGGGCGCCCCGCATCGCGTCTACAATGCGCTCGCCGCGCTTGCCTCGGTCCATGCCGCGCACCTCGATGCCGCAACGCTCGCGACCAAGCTCGATCGCGTCGGCATCATGACCGGCCGGGGCGTCGAGCAGATCGTCGACGGCATCACCGTGATCGACGACAGTTTCAACGGCAATCCGGCCAGCGTGGCCGCGGCGCTGCAAAGCCTCGCGGCACGCCAGATGAGCGGCGGCCGCCGCATTGCGGTGCTCGGCGACATGCTGGAACTGGGCGGCGACGCGCCGGCCTATCACACCGGCCTTGCCAAATATCTCGACGCCATCGACGGCGTTTATTGCGTCGGCCCCTTGATGCGCCACCTCTACGACGCGCTCCCGCCGGGTAAGGGCCTCGGCTGGCACGATGATCCCGCCACGCTGAGGCCGAGCGATGTTGCGGCGCTCCTGAAGGCAGGCGACATGGTGGTTGTCAAGGGCAGCAAGAAGATGTTCTGGGTCAACAAGTTTGTACCGGGGCTAGTGGCCGCCTTGCAGGCAAAGGCGTAA